One part of the Coffea eugenioides isolate CCC68of chromosome 10, Ceug_1.0, whole genome shotgun sequence genome encodes these proteins:
- the LOC113750110 gene encoding B-box zinc finger protein 20: MKIQCDVCDKGEASVFCVADEAALCNTCDHRVHHANKLASKHHRFSLLQPPPKQAPLCDICQERRAFLFCQQDRAILCRECDIPIHKANEHTEKHNRFLLTGVKLSANSALYAPSEAAAAISASSSLTNVSDAVPTFNPQSTVINKPVSISRENVLQFNPTPRTNASKATSTTSASANTVTAAAATNEKGTTTTTTTAMNGQTMNGLDTNNSSTPTSSIAEYLIEMLPGWHVEDFLDSSSPFGFCKSTGDGEMIPFWDEGLHSDLSSFLPENTGLWVPQAAPVPLHAHPTTQPQCFSTSSASNVGFGFGFGGHIGSKDMISNIKSSRKRNDDNSFAVPQISPPSSASSKRLKTTTLW, encoded by the exons ATGAAGATCCAGTGCGATGTGTGTGACAAAGGAGAAGCATCGGTCTTCTGTGTTGCAGATGAGGCAGCTCTATGCAATACTTGCGACCACAGGGTCCACCATGCTAATAAGCTAGCAAGCAAGCACCACCGCTTCTCTCTTCTTCAGCCACCACCCAAACAAGCCCCTCTCTGCGATATCTGTCAG GAGAGAAGGGCCTTCTTGTTTTGCCAACAAGATCGGGCTATTTTATGCAGAGAGTGTGATATTCCAATACATAAAGCAAACGAGCACACTGAAAAACACAACAGGTTCCTTCTCACAGGTGTCAAGCTCTCAGCAAATTCTGCCCTTTATGCACCATCagaagcagcagcagcaatCTCTGCTAGTTCCTCTCTGACCAACGTTTCTGATGCAGTTCCCACTTTCAACCCCCAGAGCACAGTTATTAACAAGCCTGTTTCTATTAGCCGCGAGAACGTTTTGCAGTTTAATCCAACCCCTCGAACGAATGCCTCGAAGGCTACCAGTACAACTTCAGCTAGTGCAAACACGGTAACTGCAGCAGCAGCTACAAATGAGAAAGGTACTactaccaccaccaccactgcTATGAATGGACAAACGATGAATGGATTGGATACCAATAATAGTTCGACTCCCACAAGTAGCATAGCTGAGTACTTGATAGAGATGCTGCCAGGATGGCATGTTGAAGACTTTCTTGATTCCTCGTCTCCTTTTGGTTTCTGTAAG AGTACTGGTGATGGTGAGATGATTCCATTTTGGGATGAAGGTCTTCATAGCGATCTGAGCTCGTTCCTGCCAGAAAATACGGGTCTTTGGGTCCCGCAAGCTGCGCCTGTGCCCCTGCATGCACATCCTACTACTCAACCTCAATGCTTTTCCACTTCCTCCGCATCCAATGtgggttttggttttggtttcgGTGGGCATATAGGTTCCAAAGACATGATCTCAAACATCAAGTCCAGCAGAAAGCGGAATGACGACAATTCTTTTGCGGTTCCACAGATCAGCCCACCTTCTTCTGCCTCCTCCAAGAGACTTAAAACGACTACTTTATGGTAG